The Bacteroidota bacterium genome includes the window CACCCTTGAACAACTTGCACAGGCAAAGGCTACCATTCGCGGCGTTAAACAATTGGCTGTGCTGGATGCTTTGTTTGCGCACTACGAAGATGGTGACGCGATGCCGGCGCAGGCAACCATCCTCTCAAAAACAGGTGCTGCCGCCAGCACACTCAAAGGACTCGTAAAGAAAGGCTTCATCACCATCGTGGAGAAAGAGGTCATTCGCACGCCCCTTGGCGAAGTAGCCGCAAATGACGCCCCCCCACCGAAATACAAGCTGCACATTGCGCAAGAGCAGGCCCTTGAGTCCATTTACGCTGCCATTACAAAAGAAAGGTTTGAGACCTTCCTGCTCCATGGTGTGACGGGTAGCGGTAAAACTGAAGTCTACATTGCAGCACTCAAAGCCGTGCTTGCAAAAGGTCAAACGGGTATTGTCCTCGTACCAGAAATTGCATTGACCCCGCAAACGGTGGCCCGATTCAGGTCGCATTTTGGCGATCAAATTGCCGTACTGCATTCACGCATGAGCCTCGGTGAGCGGTATGATGCCTGGCGCAACCTGCGCAATGGACGCTACAACGTTGTCATAGGCCCGCGATCAGCTATCCTTGCGCCCTTGTCTAATATTGGGCTGATTGTAGTGGACGAAGAACATGAAACGTCATACAAGCAATTTGACCCCGCACCCCGATATCATGCGCGCGATGTTGCCGTGGTTCGTGCAAGCATGAACAATGCGGTATGCATCCTGGGCTCAGCAACACCGAGCCTGGAGAGTTACGTTAACGCCTACATTGGCGACAAGTACACCTACCTCTCCATGCCCGATCGGGTGCCTGTGCCCGGACACGAAGCAGCGCCACTTCCAACGGTGCGCACCATTAACCTTACCCTCGAAAAGCGGAAGCACAAATTACCCGGTACATTAAGCCAGGCATTGCGTGTGGCCATTGCAGACCGACTCGAAAAACAAGAGCAGGTCATTCTTTTGCAAAACAGGCGCGGGTATTCGTCGCTGGTAGAATGTAAGTCTTGCGGCTGGTCGCCTAGCTGTGATGATTGCGCAGTTACCCTGACGTACCATAAGGTCCACCATCACTTGCGCTGTCATTATTGTGGACAAACGCAGCGGTTACCGCGTAAATGTCCTGATTGCGGTGGCACAGAGATTACACGGCTTGGCGCCGGCACACAACGAATTGAGGAAGAACTGGAAACCCAATTCCCGCAGGCGCGCCTGCTACGCATGGACCTCGACACAACGACTGGGAAAAACGCACACTTTAAGATTCTAGACAAGTTTGCGCGGGGAGAAGCAGATATTCTGATTGGCACCCAGATGGTAGCCAAAGGCCTGGACTTCGGTCGCGTCACGCTGGTTGGTGTAGTTAATGCTGATGTAGGCATGCTTATGCCAGACTTCAGAGCAGAAGAGCGCAGCTTCCAATTGCTCACACAGGTTGCCGGCCGCGCCGGCCGCAGCAAACTGCGTGGGGAAGTGATTTTACAGACGCGAAATCCCGAGCACGCAGTATTACAATTTGCAGCGAAGCATGATTACACAAACTTTGCGCGTATCGCACTCGGAGAGCGGCATGTATTGGGTTATCCACCTTATGGTCGCGTGGTACGCGTTGAATTCAGGGGCCCACATGAACGCACAACAGAATCGCTTGCCCTTAAATGGCACCGCGGCCTGACGGCGCCTAAAGGGATCCAGGTACTCGGCCCACAACCTGCTTTCATCAGTCGGATACAGAAATCCTACCGCTTTCACATCATCCTGAAGGCGCCGCGTACGATCAAAATGGAAGCCATTGGGCAGGCCATCAAAGAAGCCACAAAGCGGGCCGGCAG containing:
- the priA gene encoding primosomal protein N', which gives rise to MNPEAPTSHPAASSTAPRPVTASVAQVAMPLPIETTFTYAIPADMEADAQPGTRVIVPFGNRVLTGLIVETLPARELDKKTRFLQDVLDTTPAFTSEMLALTKWIASYYLCGWGEVIRAALPTGTNQEQIYQISPNQQQPVSAPEKPTLRTLLDLIKAQGHTTQKALKKVDPRASLSNLRALDAAGYITLEAILDKPRVNIKKAKYLTLSDTCNTLEQLAQAKATIRGVKQLAVLDALFAHYEDGDAMPAQATILSKTGAAASTLKGLVKKGFITIVEKEVIRTPLGEVAANDAPPPKYKLHIAQEQALESIYAAITKERFETFLLHGVTGSGKTEVYIAALKAVLAKGQTGIVLVPEIALTPQTVARFRSHFGDQIAVLHSRMSLGERYDAWRNLRNGRYNVVIGPRSAILAPLSNIGLIVVDEEHETSYKQFDPAPRYHARDVAVVRASMNNAVCILGSATPSLESYVNAYIGDKYTYLSMPDRVPVPGHEAAPLPTVRTINLTLEKRKHKLPGTLSQALRVAIADRLEKQEQVILLQNRRGYSSLVECKSCGWSPSCDDCAVTLTYHKVHHHLRCHYCGQTQRLPRKCPDCGGTEITRLGAGTQRIEEELETQFPQARLLRMDLDTTTGKNAHFKILDKFARGEADILIGTQMVAKGLDFGRVTLVGVVNADVGMLMPDFRAEERSFQLLTQVAGRAGRSKLRGEVILQTRNPEHAVLQFAAKHDYTNFARIALGERHVLGYPPYGRVVRVEFRGPHERTTESLALKWHRGLTAPKGIQVLGPQPAFISRIQKSYRFHIILKAPRTIKMEAIGQAIKEATKRAGSMPQNYRIAVDVDAVSLF